A portion of the Bifidobacterium sp. ESL0800 genome contains these proteins:
- a CDS encoding ABC transporter substrate-binding protein, with product MSLRKKMIGGVALALSAAMMLAGCGSSGDNTAGDKDDNSFMKVDVYDDLANYQGVQKGWFAKVVKDKFNMQLNYISPNVAGGGTTLFDTRTAAGNLGDIIISTDAFGRGAKLAKTNLISDMTPYLKGMNNIKKYKHATDATNKVLGKTSGVWGIPNSLSDRSPSTASESVEPTYGPYLRWDLYKEVGYPKINTFEDLLPVLKKMQTLERQKTGDNKVYALSLFKDWDGDMMTVAKGPANLYGYDQVGFELAKADGSDYEPITAKNGIYEKALKFFYEANKAGIVDPDSTTQNYDTLLSKYKDGKVLFSFWPWAGQNAYNTPERTAQGKGFMIAPMKDQKIYSKGATPDGGITMIALGSKAKNKPRLVKFIDWLYSPEGIYDSSSQDGLSAGPKGLNWKVENGKPVLTAFGEKVINGGSANVPKSYGGGSYSDGMSKLNFPSVLVADKDPGTGYTYTSSAWPSVLEKNNDNPLHKDWPEHMGGAKTTMEYLEKNKMIDVAPGATVVPPLEDSKISTIKSSIRTEIVNSSWKASFAGSDAEFQQILSGMRSKVEGLGLKDALAFDLKNAKDQDKSRKAIVKEFANKKSDSTSSSN from the coding sequence ATGTCCTTACGAAAGAAAATGATCGGTGGCGTCGCACTGGCGTTGTCCGCGGCGATGATGCTCGCCGGTTGCGGTTCGTCCGGTGACAACACTGCAGGCGACAAGGACGACAATTCGTTCATGAAGGTCGATGTGTATGATGACCTGGCCAACTATCAGGGCGTGCAAAAAGGTTGGTTCGCCAAGGTGGTCAAGGATAAGTTCAACATGCAGCTGAACTATATCTCACCGAATGTCGCCGGTGGCGGAACCACGCTGTTCGATACGCGTACCGCCGCAGGCAATCTGGGCGACATCATCATCTCGACCGATGCCTTCGGCCGTGGTGCCAAACTCGCGAAGACCAACCTGATTTCGGATATGACCCCGTACCTCAAGGGTATGAACAATATCAAGAAATACAAGCATGCCACCGATGCCACCAACAAAGTCCTGGGCAAGACCTCCGGGGTCTGGGGCATCCCCAATTCGTTGTCCGACAGGAGCCCCTCGACGGCCAGCGAATCCGTGGAGCCGACGTACGGCCCGTATCTGCGTTGGGATCTCTACAAAGAGGTCGGTTATCCGAAAATCAACACCTTTGAGGATCTGCTTCCGGTACTGAAGAAGATGCAGACGTTGGAGCGACAGAAGACTGGTGACAACAAGGTCTATGCGCTGAGTCTTTTCAAGGATTGGGACGGCGACATGATGACCGTCGCGAAGGGTCCTGCCAATCTCTATGGCTACGACCAGGTCGGTTTCGAACTGGCGAAGGCCGACGGTTCCGACTACGAGCCTATAACCGCGAAGAACGGCATCTATGAGAAGGCTTTGAAGTTCTTCTATGAGGCGAACAAGGCCGGTATCGTCGATCCTGATTCCACAACCCAGAACTATGACACCCTGCTTTCCAAATACAAGGACGGCAAGGTACTGTTCTCCTTCTGGCCGTGGGCCGGACAGAACGCCTACAACACGCCTGAGCGCACTGCCCAGGGCAAGGGCTTCATGATCGCTCCCATGAAGGATCAGAAAATCTATTCCAAGGGCGCGACACCCGATGGCGGCATCACCATGATCGCTCTCGGCTCGAAAGCCAAGAACAAGCCTCGTCTGGTCAAGTTCATCGATTGGCTGTATTCCCCTGAAGGCATTTATGACTCCAGCTCGCAAGACGGACTTTCCGCCGGCCCGAAGGGGCTGAACTGGAAGGTAGAAAACGGCAAGCCGGTTCTTACCGCCTTCGGCGAGAAGGTCATCAACGGCGGCTCCGCGAACGTTCCGAAGTCCTACGGTGGCGGCTCTTACTCCGATGGTATGTCCAAGCTCAACTTCCCGAGCGTTTTGGTCGCCGACAAGGATCCCGGCACCGGCTATACGTATACGTCCTCTGCATGGCCGAGCGTTCTGGAGAAGAACAACGACAATCCATTGCATAAGGATTGGCCCGAACATATGGGAGGGGCCAAGACCACTATGGAATATCTTGAAAAGAACAAGATGATCGACGTCGCTCCTGGTGCCACCGTGGTGCCGCCTCTTGAGGATTCGAAGATTTCGACCATCAAGAGCTCGATCAGGACCGAAATCGTCAATTCCTCCTGGAAGGCGTCGTTCGCCGGAAGCGATGCGGAATTCCAGCAGATTCTCAGCGGCATGCGTTCCAAGGTCGAGGGGCTGGGGTTGAAGGATGCCCTTGCCTTCGATTTGAAGAATGCCAAGGATCAAGACAAGTCCCGCAAGGCCATTGTCAAAGAGTTCGCCAATAAAAAGAGCGATTCGACCAGCTCGTCGAATTGA
- a CDS encoding carbohydrate ABC transporter permease — MKNDHSQSSSPAQQRTRGEKVYNIFNIVFFLIVTFICVYPFYYLLINSISDNNLSAAGAIRWLPAGIHLGNYKEVFGLEGLPQAALVSLARTVIGTVLTVIASAYLGFMFTQQQMWHRSFWYRFIIVTMYFTAGIIPMFITMKNYGLTNNFWVYILPVIVQPFNIILVKTFIESIPKSLQEAAEMDGAGTFTVFGKIILPMCTPILATVAIFTAVGQWNSFQDTLIYMTDSKLYSLQYLLYTYINQANSLAASVKASGGSAVNAAAMATQQTPTSIRMTVSVIVVLPILFIYPFFQRFFVKGMMLGAVKG, encoded by the coding sequence ATGAAAAATGATCATTCTCAGAGCTCCTCTCCGGCGCAGCAACGAACCAGGGGAGAAAAGGTATACAACATCTTCAATATTGTTTTCTTCCTTATTGTGACGTTCATCTGTGTATACCCGTTCTACTACTTGTTGATCAATTCCATCTCGGACAATAACCTGTCTGCGGCAGGTGCCATACGATGGCTGCCGGCAGGTATCCATCTTGGCAATTACAAGGAGGTCTTCGGCCTCGAAGGGCTTCCTCAGGCGGCGTTGGTGTCGCTCGCCCGTACGGTCATCGGCACGGTACTGACGGTGATCGCGAGCGCATACCTCGGGTTCATGTTCACGCAGCAGCAGATGTGGCACAGAAGTTTCTGGTACCGTTTCATTATCGTCACCATGTACTTCACCGCCGGCATCATCCCGATGTTCATTACGATGAAGAATTACGGACTCACCAATAATTTCTGGGTGTATATCCTTCCGGTCATCGTGCAGCCGTTCAATATCATCCTGGTGAAGACATTCATCGAATCGATTCCCAAGAGCCTTCAGGAGGCTGCGGAGATGGACGGGGCCGGCACTTTCACTGTTTTCGGAAAGATCATTTTGCCGATGTGTACGCCGATTTTGGCCACGGTGGCTATTTTCACTGCCGTTGGCCAGTGGAATTCCTTCCAGGACACCTTGATCTATATGACGGATTCCAAGCTGTATTCCTTGCAGTATCTGCTGTACACCTATATCAACCAGGCGAACTCGCTGGCGGCTTCCGTCAAGGCTAGTGGAGGTTCGGCGGTGAATGCGGCCGCGATGGCGACCCAGCAGACACCGACCTCGATTCGTATGACAGTTTCTGTTATCGTCGTCCTGCCCATTCTCTTCATCTACCCGTTCTTCCAACGGTTCTTTGTCAAGGGAATGATGCTTGGGGCGGTCAAGGGGTGA
- a CDS encoding ABC transporter permease subunit encodes MRTIGQVLVNTFAISGLNILTTFFPMIFAIALNEIRAKWFKNLVQTLTTLPNFISWVLVYSIAFAMFSSNGMVNDLLQNMHLIVHPIKFLDSDSYTWIKMVVWNLWKTLGWGSILYLAGISGIDQELYEAAEVDGANRFQQIIHVTIPQLMPTYFVLLMMAVSNFLNNGMDQFFVFQNAFNAQHIQVLDLYVYNIGMGQNSLSLATAISMLKSLVSVVLLFSVNWLSKHTRGESII; translated from the coding sequence ATGAGAACCATCGGCCAGGTGTTGGTCAATACCTTTGCCATAAGCGGGCTGAATATCCTGACGACGTTCTTCCCGATGATCTTCGCCATAGCGCTTAACGAGATTCGTGCCAAATGGTTTAAGAACCTGGTTCAGACATTGACGACATTGCCTAACTTCATCAGCTGGGTTCTGGTATACTCCATCGCTTTCGCCATGTTCTCCTCCAATGGCATGGTCAACGATCTTTTGCAGAACATGCATTTGATTGTCCACCCGATCAAGTTCCTCGATTCCGATTCATACACATGGATCAAGATGGTGGTGTGGAACCTTTGGAAAACGCTTGGATGGGGCTCTATTCTTTATCTGGCCGGAATCTCCGGAATCGACCAGGAGCTGTATGAGGCAGCCGAAGTCGATGGCGCCAACAGGTTCCAGCAGATCATCCACGTCACGATTCCTCAACTGATGCCGACTTATTTCGTGTTGCTGATGATGGCTGTCTCCAACTTCCTCAACAACGGCATGGACCAGTTCTTCGTTTTCCAGAACGCGTTCAACGCTCAACACATCCAAGTGCTGGATCTTTATGTATACAACATCGGTATGGGGCAGAACTCCCTGTCGTTGGCGACGGCGATTTCGATGCTCAAATCATTGGTAAGTGTGGTTTTGCTGTTCTCGGTCAACTGGCTGTCCAAGCATACCCGCGGTGAATCGATTATCTAG
- a CDS encoding IclR family transcriptional regulator: MAPDAKKTSEKTSMIERIFAILDCFTTEDPQLNLTQISNRCGLPISTTSRILSGLVAHGAVERWRNGNYSIGMHLINLAQTAQPMLSIQETASPCLDNLERATNLHVQLATLQDTGALIIDRRDGHQQLPLYYHVGDVLPLVPTAVGRVLLAFASPALKSKILDNDDFVWPSYEVERPSASDIYAELDKIEHDRITFFDLTNIPVNSVAVPIFDRGMTVVAAISIVVKTGTVPLAPKLATLIKATAMDIQRRLAGPKSKRILPPWDAGDQ; the protein is encoded by the coding sequence ATGGCTCCGGACGCCAAAAAGACATCCGAAAAAACCAGCATGATCGAACGGATTTTCGCGATTCTCGATTGTTTTACCACAGAAGATCCTCAACTCAACCTCACACAAATCTCCAACCGCTGCGGACTTCCGATAAGCACCACCAGCAGAATCCTTTCAGGACTGGTCGCCCACGGAGCCGTGGAACGATGGCGCAACGGCAATTATTCAATCGGGATGCATCTGATCAATCTCGCGCAGACGGCGCAACCGATGCTCTCCATTCAGGAAACCGCCTCGCCTTGCCTGGACAATCTGGAGCGAGCCACCAATCTTCATGTTCAGCTGGCTACTCTACAAGACACCGGCGCTCTCATCATCGATCGCAGGGACGGTCATCAGCAGTTGCCTTTGTATTATCATGTCGGTGACGTTCTGCCTTTGGTTCCTACTGCCGTAGGCAGAGTCCTCTTGGCTTTCGCTTCCCCGGCATTGAAATCCAAGATTCTCGACAACGACGATTTCGTCTGGCCCTCGTATGAAGTCGAGAGGCCATCCGCAAGCGACATCTATGCAGAACTTGACAAGATTGAACATGATCGAATAACATTTTTCGACCTCACCAACATTCCCGTGAATTCGGTTGCCGTCCCCATCTTCGACCGCGGGATGACGGTCGTCGCAGCTATCAGCATCGTGGTCAAAACCGGAACGGTGCCCCTTGCGCCCAAACTGGCCACACTGATCAAGGCCACCGCCATGGATATCCAACGCAGACTTGCCGGCCCAAAATCAAAACGCATATTACCCCCTTGGGACGCAGGCGATCAATGA
- a CDS encoding DUF624 domain-containing protein translates to MHFNINSPFWRFLTLCVRYFILNLLFLLTCIPIITIGSARTALYSTVFAYDDHEDINLGREYLHRFIREFLRSFAAFIVFAAIGAVIVFALSFWNSLNSNSSYIVLPILVIAGIILLMTFEFYCPLQARFENSFKATLLNALRIPWATFGKTLAIVAVDIAAIALFVFTKYVRIACLLLGFSWLAYAKSLIYLKIFNQINQMSQRQDDLPDTSGPISSKDNSIPTASLM, encoded by the coding sequence ATGCACTTCAATATCAACAGCCCATTTTGGCGATTTCTGACTCTATGCGTCCGCTACTTTATCCTGAACCTTCTATTCCTGCTTACCTGCATTCCGATCATCACCATCGGTTCCGCCAGAACAGCGCTTTACAGCACCGTCTTCGCCTACGACGATCACGAGGACATCAATCTGGGCCGGGAATACCTTCATCGCTTCATACGCGAGTTTCTGCGTTCATTTGCAGCGTTCATCGTATTCGCAGCAATCGGCGCAGTTATCGTTTTCGCCTTGTCCTTCTGGAATTCCCTGAATTCGAATTCGTCCTATATCGTACTTCCGATACTTGTCATAGCGGGAATCATACTATTGATGACCTTCGAATTCTATTGCCCTCTGCAAGCCAGGTTCGAGAACAGTTTCAAAGCCACACTGCTGAACGCATTGAGGATACCTTGGGCGACGTTTGGCAAGACACTTGCCATCGTAGCCGTAGACATCGCCGCAATCGCCTTATTCGTATTCACCAAATATGTACGCATCGCCTGTCTGCTGCTGGGGTTCTCGTGGCTCGCCTATGCCAAATCCTTGATCTACCTAAAAATCTTCAATCAAATCAACCAAATGAGCCAGCGACAGGACGATTTGCCGGACACCTCCGGGCCGATTTCCTCGAAAGACAATTCCATACCCACTGCTTCGCTGATGTAA
- the priA gene encoding bifunctional 1-(5-phosphoribosyl)-5-((5-phosphoribosylamino)methylideneamino)imidazole-4-carboxamide isomerase/phosphoribosylanthranilate isomerase PriA, with translation MLTLLPAVDVRGGKAVRLRQGESGSETDYGSPFQAAQAWFDEGANWIHLVDLDAAFGTGDNRSKLREIGEKLGGKVHIEMSGGIRDDASLEAVFAAGASRVNIGTAALENPEWTARVIEQYGGKVAISLDVKGHTLAGRGWVSKGGDLFETMAMLDRAGCRRYVVTDVAHDGMMDGPNLDLLREVAERTPAHVTASGGISSLDDIRAVAQLGSVGVDAAILGKSLYVHAFTLKEALAAVG, from the coding sequence ATGCTGACATTGCTTCCGGCCGTTGATGTCCGAGGTGGCAAGGCCGTGCGTCTGCGTCAAGGCGAGTCAGGTTCCGAAACCGATTATGGCAGCCCGTTTCAGGCGGCTCAGGCATGGTTCGACGAGGGCGCAAACTGGATTCATCTGGTCGATCTGGACGCCGCGTTCGGCACCGGTGACAACCGCTCGAAACTGCGAGAGATCGGCGAGAAACTGGGCGGCAAGGTCCATATCGAAATGAGCGGCGGCATCCGCGACGACGCAAGTCTTGAAGCCGTCTTCGCAGCCGGCGCCTCACGCGTCAACATCGGCACCGCCGCGCTGGAAAACCCGGAGTGGACGGCCAGGGTCATCGAACAATACGGTGGCAAAGTGGCCATCAGCCTCGACGTCAAAGGCCATACCCTGGCCGGTCGCGGTTGGGTGAGCAAAGGCGGCGACCTTTTCGAGACCATGGCCATGCTCGATCGTGCCGGTTGCCGGCGTTATGTGGTCACGGACGTTGCCCACGACGGCATGATGGATGGTCCGAACCTCGATCTGTTGCGTGAGGTCGCCGAACGCACGCCGGCCCATGTCACCGCTTCCGGCGGCATTTCAAGCCTGGATGACATCCGTGCTGTCGCTCAACTGGGAAGCGTCGGCGTCGATGCCGCGATCCTCGGCAAATCCCTCTACGTCCATGCCTTCACGCTCAAGGAGGCCTTGGCGGCCGTTGGTTGA
- the hisH gene encoding imidazole glycerol phosphate synthase subunit HisH translates to MTAVVVFDYGFGNVRSMMRALAHIGLEPTLTSNRRQALEADGLVVPGVGAFAACMDGLKAVGGDRIIVERLKAGRPVLGVCVGLQIMFAQGTEGGTKAQGLGIIDGSVDLLDADVVPHMGWDTISAPQDSVILDGLGDQRFYFVHSYASMSASIPARPVATANAVTLGSDGYHGHVQSSIDEASTQKVGFCDYGRSRFVASYERGPLSATQFHPEKSGEAGAQLLKNWAATL, encoded by the coding sequence ATGACCGCAGTGGTGGTGTTCGATTACGGCTTCGGCAACGTGCGCTCGATGATGCGCGCGTTGGCCCATATCGGCCTTGAGCCGACCTTGACCAGCAACCGCCGCCAGGCATTGGAGGCCGACGGGTTGGTGGTGCCCGGTGTCGGCGCTTTCGCCGCGTGCATGGATGGTCTCAAGGCCGTCGGTGGCGACCGGATCATTGTCGAGCGTCTCAAGGCTGGACGGCCGGTGCTGGGGGTGTGTGTCGGTCTGCAGATCATGTTCGCGCAGGGCACTGAAGGCGGAACGAAAGCGCAGGGTCTTGGAATCATTGACGGCAGCGTGGATCTTCTCGACGCGGACGTGGTGCCGCATATGGGTTGGGACACGATCAGCGCGCCGCAGGATTCGGTGATTCTCGACGGGCTTGGCGACCAACGCTTCTATTTCGTGCATTCCTACGCTTCGATGAGTGCGTCCATTCCCGCGCGTCCTGTGGCGACGGCGAATGCCGTGACATTGGGAAGTGACGGCTATCACGGCCACGTACAATCGTCCATCGACGAGGCGAGTACACAAAAGGTGGGATTCTGCGATTACGGACGCAGCCGTTTCGTGGCGTCCTACGAGCGCGGTCCGCTTTCGGCCACCCAGTTCCATCCCGAGAAGTCGGGGGAGGCCGGGGCGCAATTGCTGAAGAACTGGGCGGCGACGCTCTGA
- the hisB gene encoding imidazoleglycerol-phosphate dehydratase HisB has protein sequence MARTATIVRETSESKVELSLNLDGTGKTDIETSVPFYNHMMTALGKHSLIDLKIRASGDTDIDVHHTVEDTAIVFGEALKQALGDKRGIRRFADATVPLDEALARAVVDISGRPYAVCTGEPAGFEYAMIGGHFTGSLVRHVMESIAFHADLCLHMQVLAGRDPHHIAEAEFKALARALRFACEPDPRIAGIIPSTKGAL, from the coding sequence ATGGCAAGAACGGCGACGATAGTGCGCGAGACCAGCGAATCCAAGGTGGAGCTGAGCCTGAATCTTGACGGCACCGGCAAAACCGACATCGAGACTTCGGTGCCTTTCTATAACCACATGATGACCGCGCTCGGCAAACATTCGCTGATCGACCTGAAAATCCGGGCAAGCGGCGACACCGACATCGACGTGCACCATACCGTCGAGGACACGGCCATTGTCTTCGGCGAGGCGCTGAAGCAGGCGCTGGGTGACAAACGTGGTATCCGCAGATTCGCCGATGCCACCGTGCCGCTTGACGAGGCGCTCGCCCGCGCCGTGGTCGACATCTCCGGCCGTCCGTACGCCGTCTGTACCGGGGAACCGGCCGGCTTCGAATATGCGATGATCGGCGGGCATTTCACCGGCTCCTTGGTCCGTCACGTCATGGAATCCATCGCCTTTCACGCCGACCTGTGCCTGCATATGCAGGTGCTCGCCGGCCGCGACCCGCATCATATCGCCGAAGCCGAGTTCAAGGCGTTGGCCCGCGCGCTGCGGTTCGCCTGTGAGCCGGACCCGCGAATCGCCGGCATCATTCCCAGCACGAAAGGGGCGCTGTGA
- a CDS encoding histidinol-phosphate transaminase has product MSDTIPQDLPLRNDLIGEVPYGAPQLDVPVCLNVNENPYQPAPAVVDEIAEDVRRIAPTLNRYPDREHNALRQAFADYLERESGVKLGVEQLWGANGSNEIMLQLFQAFGGPGRKALGADPTYSMYPEYARDTFTRWITVDRNPDFSLNLETLLAAMEREQPSIILLTSPNNPTGTILPSDQLEAVLKAAQNAEVDGAAPGVHPVVVVDEAYIEFRTPGTPSALELLARYPNLAVSRTMSKAFAFAGARVGYLAAAPGIIDCVRIVRMPYHLSAVTQATALAALKHTDEQLSQVEHLRKTREATAAWLKTQTWHGKPIQVADSQSNFVLFGGSFEDRDRIFDELLKRGVLIRVVGPDGWLRVCMGTDEEMARFREALTQVLAQLENE; this is encoded by the coding sequence ATGAGCGATACGATTCCGCAGGATCTGCCGCTGCGCAATGACCTCATCGGGGAGGTGCCGTATGGTGCGCCGCAGCTCGACGTACCGGTGTGCCTGAACGTCAACGAAAACCCGTACCAGCCTGCGCCGGCGGTGGTCGATGAAATCGCCGAGGACGTCCGCAGGATCGCTCCGACATTGAACCGTTATCCCGACCGCGAGCATAACGCGCTGCGTCAGGCCTTTGCGGATTATCTCGAACGCGAGTCGGGTGTGAAGCTCGGCGTCGAGCAGCTGTGGGGCGCCAACGGCAGCAACGAGATCATGCTTCAGCTCTTCCAGGCCTTCGGCGGGCCGGGTCGCAAGGCGTTGGGCGCGGACCCCACCTATTCGATGTACCCCGAATATGCGCGCGACACGTTCACGCGTTGGATCACGGTTGATCGCAACCCCGATTTCTCGCTCAACCTTGAAACTTTGCTCGCGGCGATGGAACGCGAGCAGCCGTCGATCATACTGCTGACCAGCCCGAACAACCCGACCGGCACCATCCTGCCGAGTGACCAGCTTGAGGCCGTGCTCAAAGCCGCACAGAACGCTGAAGTGGACGGTGCAGCACCAGGTGTGCATCCGGTAGTCGTAGTGGACGAAGCCTATATCGAGTTCCGTACTCCCGGCACGCCGAGTGCGCTTGAACTGCTGGCTCGTTACCCGAACCTTGCGGTGAGCCGCACCATGAGCAAGGCCTTCGCTTTCGCCGGCGCTCGTGTGGGCTATCTCGCCGCCGCACCCGGCATCATCGATTGCGTGCGCATCGTGCGCATGCCGTACCACCTTTCCGCCGTCACCCAGGCCACGGCGCTCGCCGCGTTGAAACACACCGACGAGCAGTTGAGCCAGGTCGAGCATCTTCGCAAGACCCGCGAGGCTACTGCCGCATGGCTGAAGACGCAGACTTGGCACGGCAAGCCGATTCAGGTGGCGGATTCGCAGTCCAACTTCGTGCTGTTCGGTGGCTCTTTTGAAGACCGTGACCGCATTTTCGACGAACTGCTGAAGCGCGGCGTGCTGATTCGTGTGGTCGGCCCCGACGGCTGGCTGCGCGTGTGCATGGGCACCGACGAGGAGATGGCGCGTTTCCGCGAGGCGCTGACACAAGTGCTGGCACAGCTCGAAAACGAGTAG
- the hisD gene encoding histidinol dehydrogenase, with product MENNTMRIIDLRSKRLTRAQMLEAMPRAEMGTNEASSAVRPILDDVKARGAAALRDFEEKFDHIRPHHLRVPVEAMQSALKELDPEVRAAIEESVRRIRKVCASQVPKDFYTDLAEGARVAERWIPVERVGLYVPGGKAVYPTSVIMNAVPAQVAGVSSLAIATPPSADNDGLPNKTILATCAILGVDEVYAVGGAQAVAMFAYGANGSEPQDGEVLCEPVDKITGPGNIFVATAKSMVSGIVGIDAVAGPTEIAILADKTANPSWVAADLIGQAEHDELAGSVLITDSEELAKKTQESLDYRVPRTMSHERVATSLTGRQSGIILTDGLDQSVAAANAYAAEHLEIQTENPDEVVPRIKNAGAIFRGPYSPVPLGDYMSGSNHVLPTGGTARFACGLGVHTFMKPVEVIEYDEQGLKPLASLINAFAVSEDLPAHGECVLSRFVDDPYDKATLKEQERKAGLRK from the coding sequence ATGGAAAATAATACCATGCGAATTATCGATCTGCGCTCTAAGCGCCTCACCCGCGCGCAAATGCTGGAGGCCATGCCTCGTGCCGAAATGGGCACGAACGAAGCCAGCAGCGCTGTGCGCCCTATTCTCGATGATGTCAAGGCCCGTGGAGCTGCGGCCTTGCGCGATTTCGAGGAGAAATTCGATCACATTCGCCCGCACCATCTGCGTGTGCCCGTAGAGGCGATGCAAAGCGCGTTGAAGGAGCTGGATCCGGAGGTCCGCGCCGCCATCGAGGAATCGGTGCGCCGTATCCGCAAGGTCTGCGCTTCTCAGGTGCCGAAAGATTTTTATACCGATCTGGCTGAAGGCGCACGTGTCGCCGAACGCTGGATCCCGGTTGAGCGTGTGGGCCTCTATGTGCCGGGGGGCAAGGCGGTCTATCCCACTTCCGTGATCATGAACGCCGTGCCGGCTCAGGTCGCGGGCGTCTCGTCGTTGGCCATCGCCACGCCGCCGAGCGCCGACAACGACGGTCTGCCGAACAAGACCATCCTCGCCACTTGCGCCATCCTCGGCGTCGACGAGGTCTATGCGGTCGGCGGGGCACAGGCCGTCGCCATGTTCGCTTATGGCGCCAACGGTTCCGAGCCGCAAGACGGCGAGGTGCTCTGCGAACCGGTCGACAAGATTACCGGTCCGGGCAACATCTTCGTGGCCACGGCCAAATCCATGGTCTCCGGCATCGTCGGCATCGACGCGGTCGCCGGGCCTACGGAAATCGCGATTCTCGCGGACAAGACTGCCAACCCGAGCTGGGTGGCCGCCGACCTGATCGGCCAGGCCGAGCACGACGAGCTCGCCGGTTCCGTGTTGATCACCGACAGCGAGGAACTCGCCAAGAAGACCCAGGAAAGCCTGGATTACCGCGTGCCGCGCACCATGTCGCACGAGCGGGTCGCGACGTCGCTGACCGGTCGCCAGTCCGGCATCATCCTCACCGACGGCTTGGACCAGTCCGTCGCCGCCGCCAACGCCTACGCCGCCGAGCACTTGGAGATCCAGACCGAGAATCCGGACGAGGTCGTGCCTCGCATCAAGAATGCCGGCGCCATCTTCCGCGGACCGTATTCGCCGGTCCCGCTGGGCGATTACATGTCCGGCTCCAACCACGTGCTGCCCACCGGCGGTACCGCCCGCTTCGCCTGCGGCCTGGGGGTGCACACCTTCATGAAGCCGGTCGAAGTCATCGAATACGACGAGCAGGGCTTGAAGCCGCTGGCGTCGCTCATCAACGCCTTCGCCGTCTCCGAAGACCTGCCCGCCCACGGCGAGTGCGTGCTGAGCCGTTTCGTCGACGATCCTTACGACAAGGCCACCTTGAAGGAACAGGAACGCAAGGCCGGTCTGCGTAAGTAG